From Apus apus isolate bApuApu2 chromosome 13, bApuApu2.pri.cur, whole genome shotgun sequence, a single genomic window includes:
- the RBM27 gene encoding RNA-binding protein 27 isoform X3: MSSCRKLSLKQNFQEPVEEERDSRKKKYSSPQRSRGDTSEQRTREKKRDDGKWRDYDRYYERSDSYREKSGWRRGRSKSRSKSRGLSRSRSRSRGRSKDREARSAEHRERSKFKSERNDVEGSYNPVPASPSKSSEQYSSAQAIPSAVTVIAPAHHLENTTESWSNFYNNHSNPTSFGRNPPPKRRCRDYDERGFCVLGDLCQFDHGNDPLVVDEVSLPSMIPFPPPPPGLPPPPGMLLPPLPGPARNIRLPVPQAHPQAPPPVVLPVPRPPLTQSSLVNNRDQPGTSAVPTLAPVGARLPPPLPQNLLYTVTEHTYEPDGYNPEAPSITSAGRSQYRQFFTRAQTQRPNLIGLTSGEMDTNPRAANIIIQTEPPIPITNNSSNVTRVVLEPDSRKRSPGSMECPPLKKPWLGKQANNNQNKPGFLKKNQYTNTKLEVRKIPPELNNITQLNEHFSKFGTIVNIQVAFQNDPEAALIQYLTNDEARKAISSTEAVLNNRFIRVLWHRESDQQPPLLQQQQQQTPPQTLHHQLHLQQQGLTTAPAVTMHSSLTKVMNKPLASGAYVLNKVPVKRRLGAAGGSQPDLSQAGAVVEDSQTFPTSTSHSKMVYSSSNLKTSMKPGAGSKPHDVQEALKKKQEAMKLQQDMRKKKQEMLEKQIECQKMLISKLEKNKSMKPEERAEIMKTLKELAGKISQLKDELKTSSTASTPSKLKSKTEAQKELLDAELDFHKRLSSGEDTTELRKKLNQLQVEAARLGILPVGRGKTVPAQGRGRGRGRGGRGRGMLNHMVVDHRPKALTVGGFVEEEKDELLQHFSKFGDIEDLQEEDSPLSVVLTFKSRSEAENAANQGSHFKDRRLQISWYKPKVPSVSTEIEEEEPKEEETETSDLFLHEDDDDDDEDEDESRSWRR; the protein is encoded by the exons ATGTCTTCCTGCAGAAAG TTGTCTCTTAAACAGAATTTTCAAGAGCCAGTTGAAGAAGAGCGGGATAGCAGGAAAAAGAAGTATTCCAGTCCACAGAGAAGCCGTGGAGACACCAGTGAGCAAAG aaccagagagaaaaagagagacgATGGGAAGTGGAGGGACTACGACAGGTACTACGAGCGGAGCGACTCGTACCGGGAGAAGTCGGGCTGGCGGCGCGGCAGGAGCAAGAGCCGCAGCAAGAGCCGCGGGCTGAGCCGGAGCCGCAGCCGCAGCCGGGGCAGGAGCAAGGACAGGGAGGCCAGAAGTGCTG agcaCCGCGAGAGATCCAAATTCAAGAGTGAAAGAAATGATGTTGAAGGCTCATATAACCCAGTGCCCGCGTCTCCCAGTAAATCCTCCGAGCAGTATTCCTCTGCACAGGCTATTCCCAGTGCTGTCACTGTGATTGCACCTGCGCACCATCTGGAAAACACAACAGAGAGCTGGTCAAATTTCTATAACAATCACAGCAATCCCACTTCATTTGGCAGAAACCCTCCTCCTAAAAGAAGATGTCGCGATTACGATG AGCGAGGGTTTTGTGTGCTTGGTGATCTTTGCCAGTTTGATCATGGAAATGATCCTTTAGTAGTAGATGAAGTTTCCTTGCCAAGTATGATTCCTTTTCCTCCACCACCTCCGGgacttcctcctcctcctggaaTGCTTCTGCCCCCCTTGCCAGGGCCAGCTCGTAACATAAGGTTGCCAGTTCCACAAGCTCATCCCCAGGCACCACCTCCTGTCGTGCTTCCTGTACCAA GACCACCTTTAACACAGTCAAGTTTGGTAAATAACCGTGACCAGCCTGGGACAAGTGCAGTGCCCACTCTTGCACCCGTGGGAGCAAGGCTGCCTCCTCCTCTACCCCAGAACCTGCTCTACACAGTTACGGAAC ATACATATGAGCCAGATGGCTATAACCCTGAAGCTCCTAGTATTACCAGTGCTGGTAGATCTCAGTACCGACAGTTCTTTACGAGAGCACAAACGCAGCGTCCAAATCTAATTGGCCTAACATCTGGGGAGATGGATACAAATCCAAGAG ctGCCAATATTATCATCCAGACTGAACCTCCCATTCCCATTACGAATAATAGCAGCAATGTAACTAGAGTTGTCCTTGAGCCAGACAGCAGGAAGAGATCTCCAGGTAGCATGGAATGTCCACCACTGAAGAAACCGTGGCTGGGAAA GCAAGCAAATAACAACCAGAATAAGCCAGGATTTTTGAAGAAGAATCAGtatacaaatacaaaattagaAGTCCGAAAAATCCCACCAGAATTGAACAATATTACACAGCTCAATGAACATTTCAGCAAATTTGGGACTATTGTAAATATTCAg GTTGCTTTCCAGAATGATCCTGAGGCTGCTCTGATCCAGTACTTGACTAACGACGAGGCCAGGAAGGCCATTTCCAGCACAGAGGCTGTTCTGAACAACCGGTTTATCCGGGTGCTGTGGCACAGAGAGAGTGATCAGCAGCCCCCActgctgcaacagcagcagcagcagacccCTCCTCAGACTCTTCATCACCAGCTTCATCTTCAGCAGCAAGGCCTGACCACAGCTCCAGCTGTAACAATGCACAGCAGCCTGACAAAG GTGATGAATAAACCACTGGCATCTGGTGCCTATGTCCTTAACAAAGTCCCAGTGAAACGTCGCCTTGGAGCAGCAGGGGGAAGCCAGCCTGACTTGAGCCAGGCAGGGGCAGTGGTGGAGGACTCTCAG ACATTTCCTACTTCTACAAGCCACTCAAAAATGGTTTACAGCTCTTCAAACTTAAAGACATCTATGAAGCCTGGTGCAGGGTCTAAACCTCATGATGTACAAGaagcccttaaaaaaaaacag GAGGCAATGAAACTCCAACaagacatgaggaaaaagaagcaggagatgttagaaaaacaaatagaatGCCAGAAG atGTTGATATCCAAGCTGGAGAAAAATAAGTCCATGAAACCAGAAGAGAGAGCAGAAATAATGAAGACTTTAAAAGAACTAGCAGGAAAAATATCTCAGTTAAAGGATGAATTAAAAACATCATCTACAGCTTCGACACCATCAAAATTGAAGTCCAAGACAGAG GCACAAAAGGAGCTTCTAGATGCAGAGCTGGACTTTCATAAGAGACTTTCTTCTGGAGAGGACACAACTGAGCTACGGAAAAAGCTGAATCAGTTACAAGTGGAG GCTGCCCGCCTGGGCATTTTGCCAGTTGGTCGAGGCAAGACGGTGCCAGCCCAAGGAAGAGGACGAGGACGGGGTCgtggtgggagaggaaggggcaTGTTGAATCACATGGTGGTGGATCATCGTCCCAAAGCACTGACAGTTGGAGGCTTTGTCGAGGAGGAGAAAGATGAATTGTTACAGCACTTCTCT AAATTTGGAGATATAGAAGACCTTCAGGAAGAGGATTCCCCATTAAGTGTTGTTCTGACTTTTAAATCTCGCTCAGAGGCTGAGAAT GCTGCTAACCAGGGATCCCACTTCAAAGACCGGAGGCTACAGATCTCGTGGTACAAACCGAAGGTTCCCTCTGTGTCCACAGAAATTGAGGAAGAGGAGCCTAAGGAAGAG gaGACTGAAAcctcagatttatttttgcacgaagatgatgatgatgatgatgaagacgAGGATGAATCCCGTTCCTGGAGAAGATGA
- the RBM27 gene encoding RNA-binding protein 27 isoform X1 produces the protein MIIENVDALKSWLAKLLEPICDADPSALANYVVALVKKDKPEKELKAFCADQLDVFLQKETSGFVDKLFESLYSKSYLPSLEPTKVEVKPAGQEKEEVKEELSLKQNFQEPVEEERDSRKKKYSSPQRSRGDTSEQRTREKKRDDGKWRDYDRYYERSDSYREKSGWRRGRSKSRSKSRGLSRSRSRSRGRSKDREARSAEHRERSKFKSERNDVEGSYNPVPASPSKSSEQYSSAQAIPSAVTVIAPAHHLENTTESWSNFYNNHSNPTSFGRNPPPKRRCRDYDERGFCVLGDLCQFDHGNDPLVVDEVSLPSMIPFPPPPPGLPPPPGMLLPPLPGPARNIRLPVPQAHPQAPPPVVLPVPRPPLTQSSLVNNRDQPGTSAVPTLAPVGARLPPPLPQNLLYTVTEHTYEPDGYNPEAPSITSAGRSQYRQFFTRAQTQRPNLIGLTSGEMDTNPRAANIIIQTEPPIPITNNSSNVTRVVLEPDSRKRSPGSMECPPLKKPWLGKQANNNQNKPGFLKKNQYTNTKLEVRKIPPELNNITQLNEHFSKFGTIVNIQVAFQNDPEAALIQYLTNDEARKAISSTEAVLNNRFIRVLWHRESDQQPPLLQQQQQQTPPQTLHHQLHLQQQGLTTAPAVTMHSSLTKVMNKPLASGAYVLNKVPVKRRLGAAGGSQPDLSQAGAVVEDSQTFPTSTSHSKMVYSSSNLKTSMKPGAGSKPHDVQEALKKKQEAMKLQQDMRKKKQEMLEKQIECQKMLISKLEKNKSMKPEERAEIMKTLKELAGKISQLKDELKTSSTASTPSKLKSKTEAQKELLDAELDFHKRLSSGEDTTELRKKLNQLQVEAARLGILPVGRGKTVPAQGRGRGRGRGGRGRGMLNHMVVDHRPKALTVGGFVEEEKDELLQHFSKFGDIEDLQEEDSPLSVVLTFKSRSEAENAANQGSHFKDRRLQISWYKPKVPSVSTEIEEEEPKEEETETSDLFLHEDDDDDDEDEDESRSWRR, from the exons ATGATCATAGAGAACGTGGACGCTCTTAAGTCTTGGCTGGCCAAACTGCTGGAGCCGAT ATGTGACGCAGACCCCTCGGCCTTAGCCAACTATGTCGTGGCGTTAGTCAAGAAAGACAAACCAGAGAAAGAGCTGAAAGCTTTCTGTGCTGACCAGCTGGATGTCTTCCTGCAGAAAG AAACTTCAGGTTTTGTAGATAAACTTTTTGAAAGTCTCTACTCAAAGAGTTACCTTCCTTCTCTTGAACCCACAAAAGTAGAAGTGAAGCCTGCAGgtcaggaaaaagaagaagtGAAGGAGGAG TTGTCTCTTAAACAGAATTTTCAAGAGCCAGTTGAAGAAGAGCGGGATAGCAGGAAAAAGAAGTATTCCAGTCCACAGAGAAGCCGTGGAGACACCAGTGAGCAAAG aaccagagagaaaaagagagacgATGGGAAGTGGAGGGACTACGACAGGTACTACGAGCGGAGCGACTCGTACCGGGAGAAGTCGGGCTGGCGGCGCGGCAGGAGCAAGAGCCGCAGCAAGAGCCGCGGGCTGAGCCGGAGCCGCAGCCGCAGCCGGGGCAGGAGCAAGGACAGGGAGGCCAGAAGTGCTG agcaCCGCGAGAGATCCAAATTCAAGAGTGAAAGAAATGATGTTGAAGGCTCATATAACCCAGTGCCCGCGTCTCCCAGTAAATCCTCCGAGCAGTATTCCTCTGCACAGGCTATTCCCAGTGCTGTCACTGTGATTGCACCTGCGCACCATCTGGAAAACACAACAGAGAGCTGGTCAAATTTCTATAACAATCACAGCAATCCCACTTCATTTGGCAGAAACCCTCCTCCTAAAAGAAGATGTCGCGATTACGATG AGCGAGGGTTTTGTGTGCTTGGTGATCTTTGCCAGTTTGATCATGGAAATGATCCTTTAGTAGTAGATGAAGTTTCCTTGCCAAGTATGATTCCTTTTCCTCCACCACCTCCGGgacttcctcctcctcctggaaTGCTTCTGCCCCCCTTGCCAGGGCCAGCTCGTAACATAAGGTTGCCAGTTCCACAAGCTCATCCCCAGGCACCACCTCCTGTCGTGCTTCCTGTACCAA GACCACCTTTAACACAGTCAAGTTTGGTAAATAACCGTGACCAGCCTGGGACAAGTGCAGTGCCCACTCTTGCACCCGTGGGAGCAAGGCTGCCTCCTCCTCTACCCCAGAACCTGCTCTACACAGTTACGGAAC ATACATATGAGCCAGATGGCTATAACCCTGAAGCTCCTAGTATTACCAGTGCTGGTAGATCTCAGTACCGACAGTTCTTTACGAGAGCACAAACGCAGCGTCCAAATCTAATTGGCCTAACATCTGGGGAGATGGATACAAATCCAAGAG ctGCCAATATTATCATCCAGACTGAACCTCCCATTCCCATTACGAATAATAGCAGCAATGTAACTAGAGTTGTCCTTGAGCCAGACAGCAGGAAGAGATCTCCAGGTAGCATGGAATGTCCACCACTGAAGAAACCGTGGCTGGGAAA GCAAGCAAATAACAACCAGAATAAGCCAGGATTTTTGAAGAAGAATCAGtatacaaatacaaaattagaAGTCCGAAAAATCCCACCAGAATTGAACAATATTACACAGCTCAATGAACATTTCAGCAAATTTGGGACTATTGTAAATATTCAg GTTGCTTTCCAGAATGATCCTGAGGCTGCTCTGATCCAGTACTTGACTAACGACGAGGCCAGGAAGGCCATTTCCAGCACAGAGGCTGTTCTGAACAACCGGTTTATCCGGGTGCTGTGGCACAGAGAGAGTGATCAGCAGCCCCCActgctgcaacagcagcagcagcagacccCTCCTCAGACTCTTCATCACCAGCTTCATCTTCAGCAGCAAGGCCTGACCACAGCTCCAGCTGTAACAATGCACAGCAGCCTGACAAAG GTGATGAATAAACCACTGGCATCTGGTGCCTATGTCCTTAACAAAGTCCCAGTGAAACGTCGCCTTGGAGCAGCAGGGGGAAGCCAGCCTGACTTGAGCCAGGCAGGGGCAGTGGTGGAGGACTCTCAG ACATTTCCTACTTCTACAAGCCACTCAAAAATGGTTTACAGCTCTTCAAACTTAAAGACATCTATGAAGCCTGGTGCAGGGTCTAAACCTCATGATGTACAAGaagcccttaaaaaaaaacag GAGGCAATGAAACTCCAACaagacatgaggaaaaagaagcaggagatgttagaaaaacaaatagaatGCCAGAAG atGTTGATATCCAAGCTGGAGAAAAATAAGTCCATGAAACCAGAAGAGAGAGCAGAAATAATGAAGACTTTAAAAGAACTAGCAGGAAAAATATCTCAGTTAAAGGATGAATTAAAAACATCATCTACAGCTTCGACACCATCAAAATTGAAGTCCAAGACAGAG GCACAAAAGGAGCTTCTAGATGCAGAGCTGGACTTTCATAAGAGACTTTCTTCTGGAGAGGACACAACTGAGCTACGGAAAAAGCTGAATCAGTTACAAGTGGAG GCTGCCCGCCTGGGCATTTTGCCAGTTGGTCGAGGCAAGACGGTGCCAGCCCAAGGAAGAGGACGAGGACGGGGTCgtggtgggagaggaaggggcaTGTTGAATCACATGGTGGTGGATCATCGTCCCAAAGCACTGACAGTTGGAGGCTTTGTCGAGGAGGAGAAAGATGAATTGTTACAGCACTTCTCT AAATTTGGAGATATAGAAGACCTTCAGGAAGAGGATTCCCCATTAAGTGTTGTTCTGACTTTTAAATCTCGCTCAGAGGCTGAGAAT GCTGCTAACCAGGGATCCCACTTCAAAGACCGGAGGCTACAGATCTCGTGGTACAAACCGAAGGTTCCCTCTGTGTCCACAGAAATTGAGGAAGAGGAGCCTAAGGAAGAG gaGACTGAAAcctcagatttatttttgcacgaagatgatgatgatgatgatgaagacgAGGATGAATCCCGTTCCTGGAGAAGATGA
- the RBM27 gene encoding RNA-binding protein 27 isoform X2 — protein MIIENVDALKSWLAKLLEPICDADPSALANYVVALVKKDKPEKELKAFCADQLDVFLQKETSGFVDKLFESLYSKSYLPSLEPTKVEVKPAGQEKEEVKEELSLKQNFQEPVEEERDSRKKKYSSPQRSRGDTSEQRTREKKRDDGKWRDYDRYYERSDSYREKSGWRRGRSKSRSKSRGLSRSRSRSRGRSKDREARSAEHRERSKFKSERNDVEGSYNPVPASPSKSSEQYSSAQAIPSAVTVIAPAHHLENTTESWSNFYNNHSNPTSFGRNPPPKRRCRDYDERGFCVLGDLCQFDHGNDPLVVDEVSLPSMIPFPPPPPGLPPPPGMLLPPLPGPARNIRLPVPQAHPQAPPPVVLPVPRPPLTQSSLVNNRDQPGTSAVPTLAPVGARLPPPLPQNLLYTVTEPANIIIQTEPPIPITNNSSNVTRVVLEPDSRKRSPGSMECPPLKKPWLGKQANNNQNKPGFLKKNQYTNTKLEVRKIPPELNNITQLNEHFSKFGTIVNIQVAFQNDPEAALIQYLTNDEARKAISSTEAVLNNRFIRVLWHRESDQQPPLLQQQQQQTPPQTLHHQLHLQQQGLTTAPAVTMHSSLTKVMNKPLASGAYVLNKVPVKRRLGAAGGSQPDLSQAGAVVEDSQTFPTSTSHSKMVYSSSNLKTSMKPGAGSKPHDVQEALKKKQEAMKLQQDMRKKKQEMLEKQIECQKMLISKLEKNKSMKPEERAEIMKTLKELAGKISQLKDELKTSSTASTPSKLKSKTEAQKELLDAELDFHKRLSSGEDTTELRKKLNQLQVEAARLGILPVGRGKTVPAQGRGRGRGRGGRGRGMLNHMVVDHRPKALTVGGFVEEEKDELLQHFSKFGDIEDLQEEDSPLSVVLTFKSRSEAENAANQGSHFKDRRLQISWYKPKVPSVSTEIEEEEPKEEETETSDLFLHEDDDDDDEDEDESRSWRR, from the exons ATGATCATAGAGAACGTGGACGCTCTTAAGTCTTGGCTGGCCAAACTGCTGGAGCCGAT ATGTGACGCAGACCCCTCGGCCTTAGCCAACTATGTCGTGGCGTTAGTCAAGAAAGACAAACCAGAGAAAGAGCTGAAAGCTTTCTGTGCTGACCAGCTGGATGTCTTCCTGCAGAAAG AAACTTCAGGTTTTGTAGATAAACTTTTTGAAAGTCTCTACTCAAAGAGTTACCTTCCTTCTCTTGAACCCACAAAAGTAGAAGTGAAGCCTGCAGgtcaggaaaaagaagaagtGAAGGAGGAG TTGTCTCTTAAACAGAATTTTCAAGAGCCAGTTGAAGAAGAGCGGGATAGCAGGAAAAAGAAGTATTCCAGTCCACAGAGAAGCCGTGGAGACACCAGTGAGCAAAG aaccagagagaaaaagagagacgATGGGAAGTGGAGGGACTACGACAGGTACTACGAGCGGAGCGACTCGTACCGGGAGAAGTCGGGCTGGCGGCGCGGCAGGAGCAAGAGCCGCAGCAAGAGCCGCGGGCTGAGCCGGAGCCGCAGCCGCAGCCGGGGCAGGAGCAAGGACAGGGAGGCCAGAAGTGCTG agcaCCGCGAGAGATCCAAATTCAAGAGTGAAAGAAATGATGTTGAAGGCTCATATAACCCAGTGCCCGCGTCTCCCAGTAAATCCTCCGAGCAGTATTCCTCTGCACAGGCTATTCCCAGTGCTGTCACTGTGATTGCACCTGCGCACCATCTGGAAAACACAACAGAGAGCTGGTCAAATTTCTATAACAATCACAGCAATCCCACTTCATTTGGCAGAAACCCTCCTCCTAAAAGAAGATGTCGCGATTACGATG AGCGAGGGTTTTGTGTGCTTGGTGATCTTTGCCAGTTTGATCATGGAAATGATCCTTTAGTAGTAGATGAAGTTTCCTTGCCAAGTATGATTCCTTTTCCTCCACCACCTCCGGgacttcctcctcctcctggaaTGCTTCTGCCCCCCTTGCCAGGGCCAGCTCGTAACATAAGGTTGCCAGTTCCACAAGCTCATCCCCAGGCACCACCTCCTGTCGTGCTTCCTGTACCAA GACCACCTTTAACACAGTCAAGTTTGGTAAATAACCGTGACCAGCCTGGGACAAGTGCAGTGCCCACTCTTGCACCCGTGGGAGCAAGGCTGCCTCCTCCTCTACCCCAGAACCTGCTCTACACAGTTACGGAAC ctGCCAATATTATCATCCAGACTGAACCTCCCATTCCCATTACGAATAATAGCAGCAATGTAACTAGAGTTGTCCTTGAGCCAGACAGCAGGAAGAGATCTCCAGGTAGCATGGAATGTCCACCACTGAAGAAACCGTGGCTGGGAAA GCAAGCAAATAACAACCAGAATAAGCCAGGATTTTTGAAGAAGAATCAGtatacaaatacaaaattagaAGTCCGAAAAATCCCACCAGAATTGAACAATATTACACAGCTCAATGAACATTTCAGCAAATTTGGGACTATTGTAAATATTCAg GTTGCTTTCCAGAATGATCCTGAGGCTGCTCTGATCCAGTACTTGACTAACGACGAGGCCAGGAAGGCCATTTCCAGCACAGAGGCTGTTCTGAACAACCGGTTTATCCGGGTGCTGTGGCACAGAGAGAGTGATCAGCAGCCCCCActgctgcaacagcagcagcagcagacccCTCCTCAGACTCTTCATCACCAGCTTCATCTTCAGCAGCAAGGCCTGACCACAGCTCCAGCTGTAACAATGCACAGCAGCCTGACAAAG GTGATGAATAAACCACTGGCATCTGGTGCCTATGTCCTTAACAAAGTCCCAGTGAAACGTCGCCTTGGAGCAGCAGGGGGAAGCCAGCCTGACTTGAGCCAGGCAGGGGCAGTGGTGGAGGACTCTCAG ACATTTCCTACTTCTACAAGCCACTCAAAAATGGTTTACAGCTCTTCAAACTTAAAGACATCTATGAAGCCTGGTGCAGGGTCTAAACCTCATGATGTACAAGaagcccttaaaaaaaaacag GAGGCAATGAAACTCCAACaagacatgaggaaaaagaagcaggagatgttagaaaaacaaatagaatGCCAGAAG atGTTGATATCCAAGCTGGAGAAAAATAAGTCCATGAAACCAGAAGAGAGAGCAGAAATAATGAAGACTTTAAAAGAACTAGCAGGAAAAATATCTCAGTTAAAGGATGAATTAAAAACATCATCTACAGCTTCGACACCATCAAAATTGAAGTCCAAGACAGAG GCACAAAAGGAGCTTCTAGATGCAGAGCTGGACTTTCATAAGAGACTTTCTTCTGGAGAGGACACAACTGAGCTACGGAAAAAGCTGAATCAGTTACAAGTGGAG GCTGCCCGCCTGGGCATTTTGCCAGTTGGTCGAGGCAAGACGGTGCCAGCCCAAGGAAGAGGACGAGGACGGGGTCgtggtgggagaggaaggggcaTGTTGAATCACATGGTGGTGGATCATCGTCCCAAAGCACTGACAGTTGGAGGCTTTGTCGAGGAGGAGAAAGATGAATTGTTACAGCACTTCTCT AAATTTGGAGATATAGAAGACCTTCAGGAAGAGGATTCCCCATTAAGTGTTGTTCTGACTTTTAAATCTCGCTCAGAGGCTGAGAAT GCTGCTAACCAGGGATCCCACTTCAAAGACCGGAGGCTACAGATCTCGTGGTACAAACCGAAGGTTCCCTCTGTGTCCACAGAAATTGAGGAAGAGGAGCCTAAGGAAGAG gaGACTGAAAcctcagatttatttttgcacgaagatgatgatgatgatgatgaagacgAGGATGAATCCCGTTCCTGGAGAAGATGA